A DNA window from Aestuariispira ectoiniformans contains the following coding sequences:
- a CDS encoding DNA gyrase inhibitor YacG yields MAKKTTKAACPVCDKPMDDKYKPFCSRRCADVDLNRWLGETYRVPTDEPGIANDPYAEEG; encoded by the coding sequence ATGGCAAAGAAGACGACCAAGGCGGCTTGTCCGGTCTGCGACAAGCCGATGGATGATAAATACAAACCCTTCTGCAGCCGACGCTGTGCGGATGTGGACTTGAATCGCTGGTTGGGAGAGACATACCGCGTGCCAACGGACGAGCCGGGTATTGCCAACGATCCCTATGCGGAAGAGGGTTGA
- a CDS encoding FKBP-type peptidyl-prolyl cis-trans isomerase, translating into MKIRFLLVGLWVLFLMPFTALAQDDGGLQIKDIKTGDGKVAQLHSSVKVHYTGYLMDGTKFDSSVDRNQPFNFILGVGQVIPGWDKGVQGMRVGGKRELIIPPQLAYGPRGAGDAIPPNATLRFEVELLDVSGPKYSNIDSAKAVELQSGGAKVVDIRTPDEWKKTGVIDGATLLQAFGRNGRILKDFPPSFEAAIAHGDDVIIVGSGDDQRAALLSLILVERAGYEKVYNLAGGVEEWSKGGHGLTVPQTDATTQ; encoded by the coding sequence ATGAAAATCCGGTTTCTATTGGTTGGCCTGTGGGTGCTGTTCCTTATGCCGTTTACAGCGCTGGCCCAGGACGACGGTGGCCTCCAGATAAAAGACATTAAGACCGGTGACGGGAAAGTGGCGCAACTGCATTCGTCCGTGAAGGTCCATTACACCGGCTATCTCATGGATGGAACCAAGTTCGACTCCAGCGTTGACCGCAACCAGCCCTTCAATTTCATCCTTGGCGTCGGTCAGGTCATTCCGGGATGGGACAAGGGTGTTCAGGGCATGCGTGTCGGCGGTAAACGGGAACTGATCATCCCGCCGCAGCTTGCCTACGGCCCGCGTGGCGCTGGTGACGCAATTCCACCGAATGCGACGCTTCGTTTTGAAGTTGAGCTGCTGGACGTATCCGGTCCGAAGTATTCGAATATTGATTCCGCCAAGGCTGTGGAACTGCAGTCCGGCGGCGCCAAGGTGGTCGACATCCGTACGCCCGATGAATGGAAGAAGACCGGCGTGATCGATGGCGCAACCCTGCTTCAGGCCTTTGGCCGCAACGGTCGCATCCTGAAGGATTTCCCGCCGAGCTTTGAGGCGGCAATTGCCCACGGCGATGACGTGATCATCGTTGGCAGCGGCGACGACCAGCGCGCGGCCCTGCTATCCCTGATCCTCGTTGAACGCGCTGGCTATGAGAAGGTGTATAACCTCGCCGGTGGCGTTGAGGAATGGAGCAAGGGCGGCCACGGCCTTACCGTTCCGCAGACGGACGCGACGACCCAATAA
- a CDS encoding MliC family protein, with protein MRKYPAVFLYGWSALSLAVVAGCSTDTIAEKHLSCESGEALAVRWHEDSVEITDGQQRWELPRAISGSGARYADGQYELWEHQGEFSWTRPGAVRTLCHPTEAAAQ; from the coding sequence ATGCGAAAATATCCGGCTGTGTTTCTCTACGGATGGTCCGCCCTTTCCCTGGCCGTTGTCGCCGGTTGCTCCACCGACACAATCGCAGAAAAACACCTATCATGCGAATCAGGTGAAGCCCTAGCGGTTCGATGGCATGAAGACAGCGTCGAAATTACGGACGGCCAGCAGCGATGGGAACTGCCACGTGCCATCTCTGGGTCCGGTGCGCGCTATGCCGATGGGCAGTATGAACTGTGGGAACATCAGGGAGAGTTCAGTTGGACACGGCCCGGGGCCGTTCGCACGCTCTGCCATCCAACAGAGGCGGCAGCGCAATAA
- a CDS encoding ribonuclease E/G, which produces MSKASLDTLIEVSPGETRAARMDQDGLLHELLLDRVGQASLVGGIYAGRIVRIEKGMDAAFVDIGLGEPALMNKAKGLAEGKNLIVQVSRDGRDGKGPAVTRNLSLLDRYLAYTPGRKGLNWARAVGKGRDRARLEDLVGELLDGREGYSVRGPAVVAEGKNLIATIERLEQRWEAMQEQFRADKTPRCLEAPISLIDRLLRDADAEARFAIDDRVQFMRIEKMVAQDMPDLAEGLLFHKGPEQIFDVAGVEEQIDEAVSRTVSLRGGGSMSFDHTEAMTVIDVNMGAGTKQGDDAIFQVNRRAAETVARQIILRNIAGLIVVDFISMRDKARAKKLVEILRARFRDDARHTDVLGLTAGGLIEITRQREGITLAQQLTEVRPEEVRVHPVAQACAILRLAIRMKGAGKPTAVASGPVMEALNGPLSAGMEEATRRLGQPIILEEGQDSTPPVVEMR; this is translated from the coding sequence ATGAGCAAAGCATCGCTCGATACCCTGATCGAAGTTTCACCCGGCGAAACCCGCGCTGCGCGTATGGACCAGGACGGTCTGTTGCATGAACTGTTGCTGGACCGGGTGGGGCAGGCCTCGCTCGTCGGCGGGATATACGCGGGCCGCATTGTTCGTATCGAAAAAGGCATGGATGCCGCCTTTGTCGATATCGGGCTGGGTGAACCTGCGCTGATGAACAAGGCGAAGGGCCTTGCGGAAGGCAAGAACCTGATCGTGCAGGTTTCCCGCGACGGACGGGACGGCAAAGGACCGGCTGTCACCCGAAACCTGAGCCTGCTGGACCGTTATCTTGCCTATACGCCCGGCCGCAAAGGGCTGAACTGGGCCCGTGCCGTGGGCAAAGGTCGCGACCGCGCCCGTCTGGAAGACCTGGTGGGTGAACTGCTGGATGGCCGTGAAGGATATTCGGTGCGTGGCCCTGCCGTCGTGGCGGAAGGCAAGAACCTGATTGCGACCATTGAGCGCCTTGAACAGCGTTGGGAGGCTATGCAGGAGCAGTTCCGTGCCGACAAGACGCCGCGCTGTCTTGAAGCGCCGATCTCCCTGATCGACCGTCTGCTGCGTGATGCCGATGCCGAGGCGCGTTTTGCCATCGACGACCGGGTACAGTTCATGCGGATCGAAAAAATGGTCGCGCAAGATATGCCGGATCTGGCTGAGGGCCTGTTGTTCCACAAGGGGCCGGAACAGATTTTCGATGTGGCCGGTGTTGAAGAGCAGATCGACGAGGCCGTCTCCCGCACGGTGTCGCTTCGTGGTGGTGGCAGCATGTCCTTTGACCATACAGAGGCGATGACCGTTATCGACGTCAACATGGGGGCCGGAACGAAACAGGGGGATGACGCGATCTTCCAGGTGAACCGCCGTGCGGCCGAAACGGTGGCCCGCCAGATCATCCTGCGCAACATCGCGGGCCTGATCGTGGTCGATTTCATTTCCATGCGCGATAAGGCGCGCGCCAAGAAGCTGGTGGAAATCCTGCGTGCCCGTTTCCGCGACGATGCGCGTCATACGGATGTTCTGGGGCTTACCGCAGGCGGTCTGATCGAAATCACCCGCCAGCGTGAGGGCATTACCCTGGCACAGCAGTTGACCGAGGTGCGGCCGGAAGAGGTACGGGTACATCCCGTGGCGCAGGCCTGTGCGATTTTGCGTCTGGCAATCCGCATGAAAGGGGCCGGCAAGCCGACGGCGGTGGCGTCCGGCCCGGTCATGGAGGCCCTGAACGGTCCTTTGAGTGCAGGAATGGAAGAGGCGACCCGCCGTTTGGGGCAGCCGATCATTCTTGAAGAGGGGCAGGACAGCACGCCACCGGTTGTGGAGATGCGATAA